DNA sequence from the Juglans microcarpa x Juglans regia isolate MS1-56 chromosome 5S, Jm3101_v1.0, whole genome shotgun sequence genome:
ACCAAACTTCGATATCTGTATCTTGATAATAACAGTTTTGTGGGTACTATTCCACCATCTTTATCAAACATATCTTCATTGCAACTAATTAGTCTTGCTTACAATCAACTTTCGGGCTCCATACCTTCCTCTTATCTTCAATATATCTTCCTTGCAAGGAATTTTTCTTGGAGGAAACAAGCTTTCAGGTTCGATGCCCTCCACTTTCTTCAACATGCCTTCACTACAAGCCATTGACCTCGTCGATAATAAGCTATCTGGTGCACTACCAATGTTGATGTTTGATAATCTTCCCaacatacaatatttttccATCACTGGCAATCAGTTTTCTGGTCAACTCCCACCCACTTTGCATAAGTGCATAAAGCTACAAATTCTATCCCTATCAAGAAATTATTTCACTGGAAGGCTACTCCCCGAGACAGGGAACTTGACCATGCTTATAGAGTAGTATCTTGGTGACAACAACTTTGAAGGTATCTTTCCAATTTATTTTAGGCAATTACAATCTTTAATGAGTAAGCAAAACACCATTGTATTTCATATTGATCCTTCTCTTAGTCCATTCCTTTTTACTTACAATGTCAATTAGAATTCagaaacatttattttaagtatCTCGTCAATGCCTACCATTTTATAATTAGAAGTGTCATTTGTTGTCAATCTAGATAGTCACTTCAGATCCATTCGCCTACCCATTTTATATATTGTACCTATATATACATGACACAGACCAATTAAGAAAACTACACCCAATTGCTTTCAACACTTGGTCATTTTCTTACTGCTAAGTTGTATGTGTGATTTAATACAATCActtatttttgttaattgaAATGCacttattattcatattatGGCAGGTGCAATACCCAGTGAGATTGGTAATCTGCTGAACCTAGAGATTTTTAGTATCTCAATCAACAATTTTACTGGACCAATTCCATTTGAAATCTTCAATATCTCAACAATACAAGTTATTGCAATGGAGGGAAATCAACTCTCAGACCATCTCCCAACAAATGCAGGCCTCTTCCTTCCAAATCTTCGGCAGCTTATTCTTGGAGAGAATAAACTTGCAGGAACAATTCCCAATTCTATTTCCAATGCTTCCCATCTCACTCTCATAGACTTGAGTTGGAACTCATTCACGGGCACAATTCCAAACACAATTCGTAATTTGAGGCTCCTCCAGTGGCTCAACCTAGGATTCAATAATTTGACTAATGAATCTCCAGAATTGAGTTTTTTGTCTGATATGGCAAAGTGCATACATCTTAGAAAGTTGGTTTTGGACAACAATCACCTTAGTGGCTTTCTGCCCAAATCCATTGGAAACCTATCTCTCTCACTTGAAAGACTTCAGCTAAGTGATTGCAATATTAAGGGCAACATTCCGCGAAGTATTGGCAATTTAAGTACATTGATAGCTTTGTCCTTGGGCGATAATGAAATGACAGGATCTATTCCAGCTACAATTGGAAGATTGCGCATGCTccaagttttgaattttggagGCAATAGACTACAGGGTCCCATCCCATCTAGCCTATGCCATTTAGGAAGTTTGTCTGGATTAGGTTTAAATGATAATGAGCTTTCTCGACATATTCCAGCATGCTTAAATAATATGACTTCCATAAGAGCTCTCTACTTGGGCTTTAACCAATTGACTTCTACAATTCCTTTGAGCTTATGGAGGCTTCAATATCTTTTGGAGCTCGACCTATCAACAAATTCTCTAAGTGGCATTATTGCATTAGAGATTGGAAATATGAATGTCTTGAGAATATTGGATTTGTCAACAAATCAACTCTCAGGTAATATCCCAGTAATGATTGGTGACCTTAAAGATCTAACCAATCTCTCTCTAGCATTCAATCGACTAGAAGGTTCAATTCCTGAACATTTTGGTGCACTGGTAGGCTTAGAGTTCTTAGATCTTTCTTATAACAATTTATCTGGTCAGATTCCCAAGTCTTTAGAAGGGCTCTTATATCTCAAATATCTAAATGTCTCCTTTAATAAACTACAAGAAGAAATTCCTACGAGAGGACCATTTTTAAACTTCTCAGCTGCATCATTTATGTCAAACAAGGCACTCTGCGGTGTGAGTCGATTGCAAGTTTCCCCATGCAAAGGAGGTGCTTCTTTTCCACAAATACTAAAGTATATATTACCTTCAATTGGTATAATAATGCTTGCATCATCCATTTCATTAGCCTGGAAAAGATTATGCCAAAGGAGGAATGCCAATTTGTTAGGTGACACAAACGTATCACCTTTAACAACATGGAGAAGAATTTCACACCAAGAAGTTTTACGAGCAACATAAGGTTTTAGTGCAAACAACATACTTGGAGAAGGGAGTTTTGGGTCAGTTTATAAAGGAACACTCTTAGATGGTATGAATGTTGCagtaaaagtt
Encoded proteins:
- the LOC121268079 gene encoding LRR receptor-like serine/threonine-protein kinase FLS2 — translated: MEGNQLSDHLPTNAGLFLPNLRQLILGENKLAGTIPNSISNASHLTLIDLSWNSFTGTIPNTIRNLRLLQWLNLGFNNLTNESPELSFLSDMAKCIHLRKLVLDNNHLSGFLPKSIGNLSLSLERLQLSDCNIKGNIPRSIGNLSTLIALSLGDNEMTGSIPATIGRLRMLQVLNFGGNRLQGPIPSSLCHLGSLSGLGLNDNELSRHIPACLNNMTSIRALYLGFNQLTSTIPLSLWRLQYLLELDLSTNSLSGIIALEIGNMNVLRILDLSTNQLSGNIPVMIGDLKDLTNLSLAFNRLEGSIPEHFGALVGLEFLDLSYNNLSGQIPKSLEGLLYLKYLNVSFNKLQEEIPTRGPFLNFSAASFMSNKALCGVSRLQVSPCKGGASFPQILKYILPSIGIIMLASSISLAWKRLCQRRNANLLGDTNVSPLTTWRRISHQEVLRAT